One window from the genome of Desulforamulus ruminis DSM 2154 encodes:
- a CDS encoding flagellar assembly protein FliW translates to MQKSETGSVKILFERGLPGFEELKYFTLSKPLEEAPFYSLNSTDKEDISFLVIDPFQFSQTYEFNLPDSVKETLSINGPADIVVFTIINCQEGLMKGTVNLKAPIIINVKERKGTQLVLDNHPYNVKEPLKNLLPQSEGK, encoded by the coding sequence GTGCAGAAGTCGGAAACAGGTTCAGTAAAGATTTTGTTTGAGCGAGGTTTACCCGGTTTTGAAGAACTAAAGTATTTTACACTCTCCAAACCCCTTGAAGAGGCTCCTTTTTATTCTTTAAATTCTACGGACAAAGAAGATATTTCCTTCCTGGTTATAGACCCGTTCCAATTCTCTCAAACCTATGAATTTAATCTACCGGATTCTGTTAAGGAAACACTGTCCATTAACGGCCCCGCCGATATTGTGGTGTTTACTATTATCAACTGCCAGGAAGGGCTAATGAAAGGCACGGTAAATCTAAAGGCTCCTATCATCATCAATGTGAAGGAGCGAAAAGGTACACAATTGGTACTGGACAATCATCCTTATAACGTAAAGGAGCCCCTGAAAAATCTTCTGCCGCAATCGGAGGGAAAATAA
- the fliS gene encoding flagellar export chaperone FliS: MDKNLYQNYQQNAVISAAPEELVTMLYNRLIKDIKVAIMAVQKSNIEAANKAILHAQDILIHLMGTLNTQIEVGNSMMLMYDYMNRRLAEANIKKDREILQEIQSYAEEIKDTWVTAMKQVKMEKAHGA; encoded by the coding sequence ATGGATAAAAATTTGTATCAGAACTATCAGCAAAACGCCGTTATAAGCGCCGCACCGGAAGAACTGGTAACCATGTTGTACAATCGGCTGATAAAGGATATAAAAGTAGCGATAATGGCAGTACAGAAAAGCAATATTGAAGCAGCCAATAAAGCCATCCTGCACGCCCAGGATATTTTAATTCACCTCATGGGCACCTTAAATACCCAAATAGAGGTGGGAAATAGTATGATGCTGATGTACGATTACATGAACCGTCGGTTGGCGGAAGCCAATATAAAAAAGGATAGGGAGATCCTGCAGGAAATTCAGAGCTATGCCGAGGAGATTAAAGATACCTGGGTTACAGCCATGAAGCAGGTGAAAATGGAGAAGGCTCATGGGGCATAG
- a CDS encoding flagellar protein FliT — translation MGHSTLKEYRLQKKEKLQKIYDLTVRQGRCIQEKAMEELHDLLAERQALMEEIDAIDKEFQVIGSADNRTANDVGEFQDLLMHIIKLDEQNRNHLNQEFSSIKRRVADIRAGKRARNSYYPSRSANAGYFIDRKN, via the coding sequence ATGGGGCATAGTACATTGAAAGAATACCGGCTCCAGAAAAAAGAGAAGCTGCAAAAAATATATGATCTTACGGTTCGCCAGGGGCGGTGTATTCAGGAAAAGGCCATGGAAGAACTGCACGACCTGCTGGCTGAGAGGCAGGCATTGATGGAGGAAATTGATGCCATTGATAAAGAATTTCAGGTTATTGGTTCTGCCGACAATAGGACTGCTAACGATGTCGGTGAATTCCAGGATTTGCTGATGCACATTATTAAGCTGGATGAGCAGAACCGGAACCATCTGAATCAAGAATTTTCTTCCATAAAACGCAGGGTTGCCGATATAAGGGCGGGGAAACGGGCCAGAAACTCTTATTATCCATCCAGGTCAGCCAATGCCGGTTATTTTATTGATCGCAAAAATTAG
- a CDS encoding flagellar protein FlaG, with product MVDSIGNIASIPQEYFPTAGGSQDAAPLPGEKAAAPEESPQGATGQDSKTTAEQIKNAVEKMNKTMETYNTELRFKLHEKSGEYMIKIVSTKDNSVIREIPPEKILNMVAYFKEMLGFVVDKFA from the coding sequence ATGGTTGATAGCATTGGAAATATTGCAAGCATACCGCAGGAATATTTTCCCACTGCCGGAGGATCCCAGGATGCAGCCCCATTACCCGGAGAAAAGGCTGCAGCGCCGGAAGAGTCCCCCCAAGGGGCAACTGGCCAGGACAGCAAAACTACTGCCGAGCAAATTAAAAATGCCGTGGAAAAAATGAACAAAACCATGGAGACTTATAACACGGAATTACGTTTTAAGCTGCACGAAAAAAGCGGCGAGTATATGATAAAAATCGTCAGTACCAAGGATAATTCGGTGATCCGGGAAATCCCACCGGAGAAAATATTAAATATGGTTGCCTATTTTAAAGAAATGCTTGGTTTTGTGGTTGACAAATTTGCCTGA
- the mntA gene encoding type VII toxin-antitoxin system MntA family adenylyltransferase antitoxin, which yields MDEKTLCLIKNYLIKHLSPYFIILFGSTIKETSRKNSDVDIAFLSEQCFSDYEIFVISQGLADRIGKEVDLVDLSKASTVFQAQIFHTGKELYCSDTNKKRLFQVLTYKKYARLNQERKPVLQKIVERGSL from the coding sequence ATGGATGAGAAAACCCTTTGTTTGATTAAAAATTACTTAATAAAACACTTGTCTCCCTATTTTATCATTCTATTTGGGTCCACAATAAAAGAAACTTCGAGAAAAAACAGTGATGTTGATATCGCTTTTTTAAGTGAGCAATGCTTTAGCGATTATGAAATCTTTGTGATCAGCCAGGGGCTTGCAGACAGAATCGGTAAAGAAGTAGACCTAGTCGACCTGTCAAAGGCCTCCACCGTTTTTCAGGCCCAGATATTCCATACGGGAAAGGAACTTTACTGTTCAGACACAAATAAAAAAAGACTTTTTCAAGTCCTTACTTATAAAAAATACGCCCGGCTTAACCAGGAACGCAAGCCGGTTTTGCAAAAAATTGTAGAAAGAGGTTCCCTATGA
- a CDS encoding DegT/DnrJ/EryC1/StrS family aminotransferase, which yields MNGAEVVKKFEEAFARHLGVKYAVAVANGTAALHAALYAAGISHKDEVILSPLAHPQVAHAVRYLDGVPIYTDIDPRTGCLDPEQIRWRISDKTKAIIASHYSGRPCDLEAMSKVLEGREIVLLEDASQTLGGVYKGKKIGSISPLTVFDFSYPQGVYTELGGVVTTHSEEYYRWLTLFRDTGMMFKLEDLVKKEGPWHFEAQEIGYNYRMTSMQADMGISQLQRADEMQERRREIARIYYEALKGTEELLPPPLPENHEPAWYSFPVLLQGEKVIAARRKIVEKLLAQGIKADVQYYPIYLHPIYLWQGHPDVCTIEGPLCPRAEEYYQRVINLPICPDMDRNRVNRAANALKELIGLIGG from the coding sequence ATGAATGGAGCAGAAGTGGTAAAGAAGTTTGAAGAAGCCTTTGCCCGACACTTGGGCGTGAAGTATGCCGTGGCTGTTGCCAACGGCACGGCGGCCCTGCACGCGGCCCTATATGCGGCGGGGATCAGCCATAAGGATGAGGTGATTTTATCGCCTTTAGCCCATCCTCAGGTGGCCCATGCCGTTCGCTACTTGGACGGAGTGCCTATTTATACCGATATCGATCCCCGTACAGGCTGTCTGGATCCGGAGCAAATCCGTTGGAGAATTTCGGACAAGACCAAGGCGATTATAGCTAGTCATTATAGCGGTCGTCCCTGTGATTTGGAGGCCATGTCCAAAGTGCTGGAAGGCAGGGAGATTGTTCTGCTGGAGGACGCCTCTCAGACCCTGGGAGGCGTTTATAAAGGCAAAAAGATTGGCTCCATAAGCCCTTTGACGGTTTTTGATTTTTCCTACCCTCAGGGAGTCTATACGGAACTGGGGGGGGTGGTAACCACCCATTCTGAAGAGTATTACCGGTGGTTAACTTTATTTAGAGACACGGGGATGATGTTTAAACTGGAGGATCTAGTAAAAAAGGAGGGACCTTGGCATTTTGAGGCCCAGGAGATCGGTTACAATTACCGGATGACCAGTATGCAGGCTGATATGGGCATTTCCCAGCTTCAAAGGGCTGACGAGATGCAGGAGCGCCGCAGGGAAATTGCCCGGATATATTATGAAGCCCTGAAAGGGACGGAAGAATTGCTGCCGCCACCCTTGCCTGAGAATCATGAACCTGCCTGGTATTCCTTTCCTGTACTTTTGCAAGGAGAGAAAGTAATTGCCGCCAGAAGAAAGATTGTTGAGAAATTATTAGCGCAGGGCATTAAGGCGGATGTTCAATATTACCCGATTTATCTGCACCCCATTTATCTCTGGCAGGGGCATCCGGATGTATGTACCATCGAAGGGCCGCTTTGCCCTAGGGCGGAGGAGTATTATCAAAGGGTCATCAATTTGCCCATATGTCCGGATATGGATCGAAACAGGGTTAATAGAGCTGCAAATGCATTAAAAGAATTGATCGGTCTCATCGGTGGATGA
- the flgB gene encoding flagellar basal body rod protein FlgB, protein MNLFDSPIINVLQKGLDASALRQRVIANNVANINTPGFKKSYVSFEDQLKAAVQSTGGSPLKGTHPLHIATSNVMADPQVKQVRDTTMRYDGNNVDIDEEMVNLFSTVIQQDIYAQGLMDRFSILGNVISGRR, encoded by the coding sequence ATGAATCTTTTTGACAGTCCCATTATAAATGTTTTGCAGAAAGGTCTGGATGCCAGTGCTTTGCGGCAGAGGGTGATTGCCAATAATGTGGCCAATATTAATACCCCGGGATTTAAAAAATCCTACGTGAGCTTTGAAGATCAATTGAAAGCGGCAGTTCAGAGCACTGGAGGGTCTCCTCTAAAAGGAACCCATCCTTTGCATATTGCCACCTCGAACGTTATGGCAGATCCGCAGGTAAAACAAGTGAGGGATACCACCATGCGGTACGATGGCAATAATGTGGATATTGATGAAGAAATGGTCAATTTGTTTAGTACTGTAATTCAACAAGACATTTATGCCCAGGGATTGATGGATCGATTTAGCATTCTGGGCAATGTTATTTCAGGCAGGAGGTAA
- the flgC gene encoding flagellar basal body rod protein FlgC: MGLFNTFGISASGMTSERLRLDLIANNIANMNTASRPNDPDNPVYRRRVPLFAEQLRQTLSPGGVESAGAGVKVKSIVEDPAPPRIAYEPTNPLADEKGNVAYPNINIVNEMVDMITASRSYGANVTALEAAKTMALKALEISKG; the protein is encoded by the coding sequence GTGGGATTATTTAATACCTTTGGCATTAGCGCCTCAGGCATGACTTCGGAACGGTTGCGCTTAGACCTGATTGCCAACAACATCGCCAATATGAATACCGCCAGCCGTCCCAATGACCCGGACAATCCGGTTTATCGCCGCCGGGTTCCCTTGTTCGCCGAACAACTCCGGCAGACTCTATCTCCCGGTGGTGTGGAATCTGCTGGTGCCGGTGTAAAAGTAAAAAGCATCGTTGAAGATCCCGCTCCACCCAGAATTGCTTACGAGCCTACCAATCCTCTGGCCGACGAAAAAGGAAATGTGGCCTACCCGAACATTAATATTGTCAATGAAATGGTGGATATGATTACAGCCAGCCGATCCTATGGGGCCAATGTAACCGCCCTGGAGGCAGCCAAAACCATGGCATTAAAAGCCCTTGAAATATCAAAGGGATAG
- the fliE gene encoding flagellar hook-basal body complex protein FliE: MNILPVPLPLQIPENSTKDQTPAGLGFGEALKSAVANLNESQTQSDEIMQKFMVGEIQDIHQVTIAMLEAKHTVQLAVEVRNKVVEAYQEISRMQL; the protein is encoded by the coding sequence ATGAATATATTGCCGGTCCCCCTGCCGTTGCAGATACCGGAAAACAGCACTAAGGACCAGACACCGGCAGGATTGGGGTTTGGAGAGGCTTTAAAATCTGCGGTGGCCAACCTGAATGAATCACAAACTCAGTCAGACGAAATAATGCAAAAATTTATGGTGGGTGAAATTCAGGATATTCACCAGGTAACCATTGCCATGCTGGAAGCAAAACATACCGTACAGTTGGCTGTGGAAGTTAGAAATAAAGTAGTTGAGGCATACCAGGAAATCTCCCGGATGCAGCTATAA
- the fliF gene encoding flagellar basal-body MS-ring/collar protein FliF, giving the protein MVLLNYKDLLDKLKQRWQGISYNKKVLIILVSAIILAGLIYLVQILTRTNYAMLLGDLEAKDAGEIVAQLESEKIPYKLTNQGKTILVPEEQVDDIRIKLASDGLLTGMGQGYELFDKSKFGATDFEQQVSYQRALQEELRRTITSVEGVEQARVHLVIPQKSVFIEDEGTASASVVIKLKPNAKIQPEQVKGLNDLIVGSVEGLKSENVHIIDTEGNVLNDFLKDPSGTADAGGAFGGSAVERQQQIRRAYEKELESRVQQMLAKVLGPNKAVAMVSAELDFNQQQTNTTEVLQGPIVSERQTEESGSDSGGGGVPSATTQMPGQTITGVTGTGQNDYQKTDEIRNYQHGQRVSAVIQAPGQVVRLSTAVVLDESVKNLDRTQLEDIISAAIGFNEQRGDQITVSAMTFDRSDLELAQELEKETQQQNINDLYMMVGAASAGLLILLLLLGLYLRRRRRKARLAEVGEPAGIPITDMEPEEEAPAPKWELPPARDKHKELKEIAEERPEDLAQVLKVWLRE; this is encoded by the coding sequence GTGGTACTGTTGAATTATAAAGACCTGCTGGATAAACTAAAGCAGCGGTGGCAGGGAATCAGTTATAACAAAAAAGTCCTCATTATCCTGGTCAGTGCAATTATCCTGGCGGGTTTAATCTACCTGGTCCAAATCTTGACTCGTACCAACTATGCCATGTTGCTGGGAGATTTGGAAGCTAAGGATGCAGGAGAAATTGTTGCCCAGTTGGAAAGCGAAAAAATTCCATATAAGTTGACTAATCAAGGAAAGACTATTCTCGTTCCTGAAGAACAAGTAGATGACATTCGGATCAAATTGGCCAGCGACGGCCTCTTGACCGGTATGGGGCAAGGATACGAACTGTTCGATAAAAGTAAATTTGGAGCTACCGATTTTGAACAGCAAGTGAGTTATCAAAGGGCGCTGCAGGAAGAACTCCGCCGCACCATAACCAGTGTTGAAGGGGTTGAACAAGCCAGAGTGCATTTGGTTATTCCTCAAAAAAGTGTATTTATTGAGGACGAGGGTACGGCTTCCGCTTCAGTTGTCATTAAGCTGAAACCTAACGCTAAAATTCAACCGGAGCAAGTAAAAGGACTCAATGACTTAATTGTAGGAAGTGTTGAAGGTCTTAAGTCAGAAAATGTACATATTATTGACACAGAAGGCAATGTCTTAAATGACTTTTTAAAGGACCCTTCCGGAACGGCTGACGCTGGAGGTGCTTTTGGCGGCAGTGCAGTGGAACGCCAGCAGCAAATTCGCCGGGCTTACGAGAAGGAGTTGGAAAGTCGGGTCCAGCAAATGCTGGCCAAGGTGCTGGGACCGAATAAGGCTGTGGCCATGGTCTCGGCGGAACTGGATTTCAACCAGCAGCAGACCAACACTACGGAAGTGTTGCAGGGTCCCATTGTCAGTGAACGGCAAACCGAGGAAAGCGGAAGCGATTCCGGTGGCGGAGGAGTGCCGTCCGCTACCACGCAAATGCCCGGCCAGACTATTACCGGTGTGACCGGAACGGGCCAGAACGATTACCAAAAAACCGATGAAATTAGGAATTACCAACATGGCCAAAGGGTGTCGGCTGTAATACAGGCTCCGGGCCAAGTGGTGAGGCTATCTACAGCGGTGGTGCTGGATGAATCTGTAAAGAATCTGGATAGAACCCAATTAGAAGATATTATCTCTGCGGCCATTGGTTTTAATGAGCAGAGGGGTGATCAGATCACCGTATCCGCCATGACCTTTGACCGGAGCGATCTGGAACTGGCGCAAGAGCTGGAAAAAGAAACCCAGCAGCAAAATATAAATGATTTGTATATGATGGTTGGGGCTGCATCTGCCGGACTTCTGATTTTACTGCTGCTACTTGGATTATATCTGCGCCGCCGGAGAAGAAAAGCCCGATTGGCAGAGGTTGGGGAACCGGCTGGTATACCAATTACAGACATGGAACCGGAGGAAGAGGCGCCTGCTCCCAAATGGGAATTGCCGCCTGCCCGGGATAAACATAAGGAATTGAAAGAAATCGCGGAAGAACGTCCCGAGGACCTTGCTCAGGTACTCAAAGTATGGCTGAGGGAATAA
- the fliG gene encoding flagellar motor switch protein FliG — MQYEKLNGEQKAAILLISSLGADISSRILKREFAEDEVERITASIAEMDKVPNEIQEQVVEEFVYLIQARDYLVNGGVNYAKELLEKTYGWERGAEILERISSTMQSVPFSSLRKTDPRHILSFLREEHPQTIAFVLSYLKPDQAAMILSDLDPQVQSEVARRVAILDRISPDVAKEVEKVLEKKLSSVAQHDETVVGGVQCLVNILNRVDRATEKLIFEQLERADPNLSEEVRRMMFIFEDIVKLHDISIQKVLREVDNKDLGLAMKGANQEVNNRIYKNMSKRAADMLKEEITYMGPVRLKEVEEAQQRIVNVIRRLEEAGEIVISRGGEDAILV; from the coding sequence ATGCAATATGAGAAATTGAACGGAGAACAAAAGGCGGCGATATTGCTTATATCATCCCTAGGTGCAGATATTTCCTCCAGGATCTTAAAACGGGAATTTGCCGAGGATGAAGTGGAGAGAATTACCGCCTCCATTGCGGAAATGGATAAGGTTCCCAATGAAATTCAGGAACAGGTGGTAGAAGAGTTTGTCTATTTAATCCAAGCCAGAGATTATCTGGTGAATGGTGGTGTGAATTACGCCAAAGAGTTGCTGGAAAAGACTTATGGCTGGGAACGGGGGGCTGAAATTTTAGAGAGGATCAGCTCCACCATGCAGTCTGTTCCCTTCAGTTCTTTGCGTAAAACCGATCCAAGGCACATCTTAAGCTTCCTTCGGGAGGAACATCCGCAAACCATTGCCTTTGTTTTGTCTTACCTGAAACCGGACCAGGCCGCCATGATCCTGTCGGACCTGGATCCTCAGGTGCAGAGTGAGGTGGCCAGACGGGTGGCTATATTGGATCGTATCTCCCCGGATGTAGCCAAAGAGGTTGAAAAAGTTCTGGAGAAAAAACTTTCTTCCGTGGCCCAGCACGACGAAACCGTTGTGGGCGGTGTCCAATGTCTGGTGAATATTTTGAACCGGGTAGACCGGGCCACAGAGAAATTGATTTTCGAGCAGTTGGAGCGGGCTGACCCCAATTTAAGCGAGGAAGTCCGCCGGATGATGTTTATCTTCGAAGATATTGTCAAACTTCATGATATTTCCATTCAAAAAGTTCTGCGTGAAGTGGACAACAAAGATTTGGGTCTGGCCATGAAAGGGGCCAACCAGGAGGTTAATAACCGCATCTACAAAAACATGTCCAAGCGTGCCGCGGATATGTTAAAGGAAGAAATTACCTATATGGGTCCGGTTCGCTTAAAAGAGGTGGAAGAGGCGCAGCAGCGGATTGTAAATGTAATCCGCCGGCTGGAGGAAGCAGGAGAAATTGTCATTTCCCGTGGCGGGGAGGATGCAATTCTTGTATAA
- a CDS encoding FliH/SctL family protein, which yields MQFLYKIIKSAPVQEQDQILSLRELSCSKPDEEVEPVSPEEVLSRASQQANEIISKAQLEADDILRRSLAEAEKQAEQIKEEARQSGWQEGIHSAQTEADRIREEAREVLNQAKEAYRQMLDKLEMEVVDLAVDIAERVVMVQLSVEPQTIMQIAREALEVVKNRPLVTIYVNDADQAMVEKGRSQLLQGLPAKVELNILVDNGVQPGGCRVETDQGQVDATLETRWQEALKALYGREE from the coding sequence ATGCAATTCTTGTATAAAATCATTAAAAGCGCTCCGGTTCAAGAGCAGGACCAAATATTATCATTAAGGGAGCTGTCCTGCTCTAAACCGGATGAAGAAGTGGAACCCGTTTCTCCGGAAGAAGTTCTCTCCCGGGCCAGTCAACAAGCCAATGAAATTATTAGTAAGGCCCAATTAGAGGCAGATGACATTCTTCGCCGCTCTTTAGCAGAAGCCGAGAAGCAGGCAGAACAAATTAAAGAGGAAGCCAGGCAGAGCGGCTGGCAGGAAGGCATTCACTCCGCCCAGACAGAAGCGGACCGTATTAGAGAAGAAGCCCGGGAGGTGCTGAATCAGGCTAAGGAAGCCTATCGCCAAATGCTGGACAAGCTGGAGATGGAAGTCGTTGATTTGGCGGTGGATATTGCCGAACGGGTGGTGATGGTCCAGCTTTCGGTGGAACCCCAGACTATCATGCAAATTGCCAGGGAAGCCCTGGAGGTTGTGAAAAATAGACCTCTGGTGACCATTTATGTAAATGATGCGGACCAGGCCATGGTTGAAAAGGGGCGCAGTCAGTTGCTTCAAGGATTGCCGGCTAAAGTTGAATTGAATATTTTAGTGGACAACGGAGTCCAGCCCGGCGGCTGCCGGGTGGAAACCGATCAAGGACAGGTGGATGCCACGCTGGAAACCCGCTGGCAAGAGGCTTTGAAGGCCCTGTATGGCCGGGAGGAGTGA
- the fliI gene encoding flagellar protein export ATPase FliI — MEVKVDINLNPYKDRVNRARVIKPIGKVTRVIGLMIEVQGINARIGEVCDIVVQGEAEPVRAEVVGFRDLYSLLMPLGELRGIYPGCAVVPSGHTLTVKIGRHLLGKVLDGLGRPIENHILNGQGEEYPVDNRPPNPLERKRINTILPTGVRAIDGLLTCGKGQRIGIFAGSGVGKSTLLGMIARHGSADVNVIALVGERGREVLEFLEEDLGPEGMARSIVVAATSDQPALVRLKGAFVATAIAEYFRDQGLDVMLMMDSVTRFAMAQREVGLAVGEPPATKGYTPSVFALLPKLLERSGMGRRGSVTAFYTVLVDGDDLNEPIADAVRGILDGHIVLSRSLASRNHYPSIDILQSVSRLMPDIASEEHKSQAGAIKDLLATYLQSEDLINIGAYVKGSNAKIDLAMLKYEEIVNFLKQSPTEHSGYEETLNALASLVSGGK; from the coding sequence ATGGAGGTTAAGGTTGATATAAACCTTAATCCCTATAAGGATAGGGTGAACCGGGCCAGGGTCATCAAGCCCATTGGCAAGGTAACCAGGGTCATTGGCCTGATGATAGAGGTTCAGGGAATAAATGCCCGTATTGGGGAAGTCTGCGACATTGTTGTTCAGGGTGAAGCTGAACCGGTTCGGGCTGAGGTGGTAGGTTTCCGGGACCTTTATTCTTTGTTAATGCCGCTGGGAGAACTACGGGGCATTTACCCGGGGTGTGCGGTGGTGCCCAGTGGACACACGCTCACCGTCAAAATAGGTCGGCATTTGCTGGGCAAGGTATTGGACGGTTTGGGCAGGCCCATAGAAAACCATATCCTGAACGGTCAGGGGGAGGAGTATCCGGTGGACAACCGGCCGCCGAATCCCCTAGAACGAAAAAGGATTAATACCATTTTGCCTACCGGTGTAAGGGCCATTGACGGCCTGCTGACCTGCGGCAAAGGCCAGCGCATTGGGATTTTCGCCGGCAGCGGTGTGGGAAAAAGCACTCTGCTGGGCATGATTGCCCGGCACGGCAGCGCCGATGTCAACGTAATCGCCCTGGTTGGCGAGCGGGGTCGCGAAGTGCTGGAATTCTTAGAAGAAGATCTGGGACCTGAAGGAATGGCCCGATCTATTGTGGTGGCAGCCACTTCGGATCAACCGGCCCTGGTAAGGTTAAAGGGAGCCTTTGTGGCCACGGCGATCGCCGAGTATTTTCGGGACCAGGGGCTGGATGTCATGTTAATGATGGATTCCGTAACCCGGTTTGCCATGGCTCAGCGGGAGGTAGGACTGGCTGTGGGGGAACCTCCGGCCACCAAAGGATATACCCCTTCGGTTTTTGCACTGCTGCCCAAGCTGCTGGAACGTTCGGGCATGGGACGGCGGGGTTCGGTTACCGCCTTTTACACCGTGCTGGTGGATGGAGATGACTTGAATGAACCCATTGCAGACGCCGTGCGGGGGATTTTGGACGGACATATTGTATTGAGCCGCTCCCTGGCTTCCCGCAACCATTATCCTTCCATTGATATATTGCAAAGTGTCAGCCGGCTAATGCCGGATATTGCCTCGGAAGAGCACAAAAGCCAAGCCGGCGCTATTAAAGATTTATTGGCTACCTATTTGCAATCCGAGGATTTAATTAATATTGGGGCTTATGTCAAGGGTTCCAATGCCAAAATTGATCTGGCCATGTTGAAG